A window of Polypterus senegalus isolate Bchr_013 chromosome 14, ASM1683550v1, whole genome shotgun sequence contains these coding sequences:
- the rbck1 gene encoding ranBP-type and C3HC4-type zinc finger-containing protein 1 isoform X1 has translation MATAQSPGISSPEKALAAEALACTFSQAVKLGDKDEALRCATELAEMHASLTVSIAKEMYPSYEVKLKVGVEDAHSKATVPVTMVVQPDMTIEALKNKVCEDYGFHPYLQTWVIGKRLAKSHETLYSHGVHRDGDYAFLYIQTAKKAKLTKELLQQEKQQKVLGEIIKAVDGVSLEQQAMGDLPAKLQKIDLREEADNWNSEQVSGVDPELDVVLPIIGWKCEQCTFINKPSRPGCEICCADRPKNYELPEEYELDQEEIKRMQEEEISLMLYKQAIELERMQNFKKLIDTEDLGLVPNSEEVECPICYSVIEPGTGATLRECLHNFCKECLKGTIINCLDAEVSCPYRDNEYACDKKLLDREIRFVLSQEEYQKVLAMRLAIAENQSENSYHCKTADCKGWCIFEDQVNEFMCPLCNKNNCLLCKAIHEGMNCKEYQDDLRIRAENDLAAKQTNDMLQTLVQTGEAMHCPKCRVIVQKKDGCDWICCLMCKTEICWVTKGPRWGPNGNGDTSGGCRCRINGVPCHPNCQNCH, from the exons ATGGCAACTGCTCAAAGTCCAGGAATTTCCTCTCCAGAAAAGGCCTTAGCAG CAGAGGCACTGGCATGCACGTTTTCACAAGCTGTAAAACTAGGTGATAAAGATGAAGCCCTACGATGTGCAACAGAACTTGCAGAAATGCACGCTTCACTGACAGTTAGCATTGCCAAGGAAATGTATCCATCATATGAAGTCAA ACTGAAGGTGGGTGTGGAAGATGCTCATTCAAAGGCCACTGTACCAGTCACAATGGTAGTTCAACCCGACATGACAATTGAAGCCCTCAAGAATAAG GTGTGCGAAGATTATGGGTTTCACCCTTATCTTCAAACCTGGGTGATTGGGAAGCGGCTGGCTAAGAGCCACGAAACCCTCTACAGCCATGGTGTGCACAGAGATGGCGACTATGCATTCCTTTACATCCAGACAGCCAAGAAAGCAAAATTAACTAAGGAACTTCTtcagcaggagaaacagcagaaAGTCTTGGGAG aaaTTATAAAAGCAGTGGATGGAGTTTCATTggagcaacaagccatgggtgaCCTCCCTGCCAAACTGCAAAAAATAGATTTGAGAGAGGAAGCTGATAACTGGAATTCTGAACAAGTCTCAGGTGTGGACCCAGAACTTGATGTTGTCTTGCCAATA ATTGGCTGGAAGTGTGAACAGTGCACATTCATCAACAAGCCTAGCAGACCAGGGTGTGAGATTTGCTGTGCTGACCGACCCAAGAACTACGAACTGCCTGAAGAGTACGAGCTGGATCAAGAAGAAATTAAAAGGATGCAAGAGGAGGAGATATCTTTAATGCTGTATAAGCAA GCCATAGAACTGGAGAGAATGCAGAACTTCAAGAAGCTTATTGACACTGAAGATCTTGGTCTAGTCCCCAACTCAGAGGAGGTGGAGTGCCCCATCTGTTACTCAGTGATAGAGCCGGGAACAGGTGCAACTCTCCGGGAGTGTCTGCACAATTTTTGCAA AGAATGCTTGAAGGGAACAATCATTAACTGCTTGGATGCAGAGGTTTCTTGCCCCTATAGGGACAATGAATATGCCTGTGACAAAAAACTTCTAGACCGGGAGATCAGATTT GTTCTGTCTCAGGAGGAGTACCAGAAGGTTCTAGCAATGCGTCTTGCCATTGCAGAGAACCAGAGTGAAAACAGTTACCATTGCAAGACTGCAGACTGCAAAGGCTGGTGCATATTTGAAGACCAAGTCAATGAGTTCATGTGCCCTTTGTGTAATAAGAACAACTGTTTGCTGTGTAAG GCAATCCATGAGGGAATGAACTGTAAGGAGTATCAGGATGACCTAAGAATCCGAGCAGAGAACGACTTAGCAGCCAAGCAAACAAACGACATGTTGCAG ACCCTTGTCCAGACTGGGGAGGCAATGCATTGTCCAAAGTGCAGAGTCATTGTCCAAAAGAAAGATGGTTGTGATTGGATCTGCTGTCTCATGTGCAAAACAGAAATCTGCTGGGTGACCAAAGGTCCACGCTGGGGCCCAAAT GGGAATGGAGACACTTCTGGAGGCTGTCGGTGTAGGATTAATGGAGTTCCATGCCACCCAAACTGTCAGAACTGCCACTAA
- the rbck1 gene encoding ranBP-type and C3HC4-type zinc finger-containing protein 1 isoform X2, translating to MATAQSPGISSPEKALAEALACTFSQAVKLGDKDEALRCATELAEMHASLTVSIAKEMYPSYEVKLKVGVEDAHSKATVPVTMVVQPDMTIEALKNKVCEDYGFHPYLQTWVIGKRLAKSHETLYSHGVHRDGDYAFLYIQTAKKAKLTKELLQQEKQQKVLGEIIKAVDGVSLEQQAMGDLPAKLQKIDLREEADNWNSEQVSGVDPELDVVLPIIGWKCEQCTFINKPSRPGCEICCADRPKNYELPEEYELDQEEIKRMQEEEISLMLYKQAIELERMQNFKKLIDTEDLGLVPNSEEVECPICYSVIEPGTGATLRECLHNFCKECLKGTIINCLDAEVSCPYRDNEYACDKKLLDREIRFVLSQEEYQKVLAMRLAIAENQSENSYHCKTADCKGWCIFEDQVNEFMCPLCNKNNCLLCKAIHEGMNCKEYQDDLRIRAENDLAAKQTNDMLQTLVQTGEAMHCPKCRVIVQKKDGCDWICCLMCKTEICWVTKGPRWGPNGNGDTSGGCRCRINGVPCHPNCQNCH from the exons ATGGCAACTGCTCAAAGTCCAGGAATTTCCTCTCCAGAAAAGGCCTTAGCAG AGGCACTGGCATGCACGTTTTCACAAGCTGTAAAACTAGGTGATAAAGATGAAGCCCTACGATGTGCAACAGAACTTGCAGAAATGCACGCTTCACTGACAGTTAGCATTGCCAAGGAAATGTATCCATCATATGAAGTCAA ACTGAAGGTGGGTGTGGAAGATGCTCATTCAAAGGCCACTGTACCAGTCACAATGGTAGTTCAACCCGACATGACAATTGAAGCCCTCAAGAATAAG GTGTGCGAAGATTATGGGTTTCACCCTTATCTTCAAACCTGGGTGATTGGGAAGCGGCTGGCTAAGAGCCACGAAACCCTCTACAGCCATGGTGTGCACAGAGATGGCGACTATGCATTCCTTTACATCCAGACAGCCAAGAAAGCAAAATTAACTAAGGAACTTCTtcagcaggagaaacagcagaaAGTCTTGGGAG aaaTTATAAAAGCAGTGGATGGAGTTTCATTggagcaacaagccatgggtgaCCTCCCTGCCAAACTGCAAAAAATAGATTTGAGAGAGGAAGCTGATAACTGGAATTCTGAACAAGTCTCAGGTGTGGACCCAGAACTTGATGTTGTCTTGCCAATA ATTGGCTGGAAGTGTGAACAGTGCACATTCATCAACAAGCCTAGCAGACCAGGGTGTGAGATTTGCTGTGCTGACCGACCCAAGAACTACGAACTGCCTGAAGAGTACGAGCTGGATCAAGAAGAAATTAAAAGGATGCAAGAGGAGGAGATATCTTTAATGCTGTATAAGCAA GCCATAGAACTGGAGAGAATGCAGAACTTCAAGAAGCTTATTGACACTGAAGATCTTGGTCTAGTCCCCAACTCAGAGGAGGTGGAGTGCCCCATCTGTTACTCAGTGATAGAGCCGGGAACAGGTGCAACTCTCCGGGAGTGTCTGCACAATTTTTGCAA AGAATGCTTGAAGGGAACAATCATTAACTGCTTGGATGCAGAGGTTTCTTGCCCCTATAGGGACAATGAATATGCCTGTGACAAAAAACTTCTAGACCGGGAGATCAGATTT GTTCTGTCTCAGGAGGAGTACCAGAAGGTTCTAGCAATGCGTCTTGCCATTGCAGAGAACCAGAGTGAAAACAGTTACCATTGCAAGACTGCAGACTGCAAAGGCTGGTGCATATTTGAAGACCAAGTCAATGAGTTCATGTGCCCTTTGTGTAATAAGAACAACTGTTTGCTGTGTAAG GCAATCCATGAGGGAATGAACTGTAAGGAGTATCAGGATGACCTAAGAATCCGAGCAGAGAACGACTTAGCAGCCAAGCAAACAAACGACATGTTGCAG ACCCTTGTCCAGACTGGGGAGGCAATGCATTGTCCAAAGTGCAGAGTCATTGTCCAAAAGAAAGATGGTTGTGATTGGATCTGCTGTCTCATGTGCAAAACAGAAATCTGCTGGGTGACCAAAGGTCCACGCTGGGGCCCAAAT GGGAATGGAGACACTTCTGGAGGCTGTCGGTGTAGGATTAATGGAGTTCCATGCCACCCAAACTGTCAGAACTGCCACTAA